The DNA sequence CGGTTCGCGCGCGCCAATCCTCGCCGCCGATTTGCACTCGTCCCTGATTTTCTGCGTTATCGATTGCTTCGATCACTTTAGCCGTTTTCCCGATGAGCCCCTGCACATTTGTGCGCAGCGGATCGTCAAAACGATAAAAATATTTTTTGAGCAGCGGTCTGATAGTGAAAAACACAATTAGAGTAGCAATGGCAAACACTAAAAGCTGCAACCGGAAACTGACTCCCAAGGCAGCAAATAGCGTTGTGATAATTCCGGAAACGCCAAAACTCGCCAGCACAAACCCTGGCGTGAAAATTTCCAAAATGAACAAAATGAGACTGATAATCACCCAAAAATGCCACCATTCCATGCGGTTCTCCTTTCAAAAACAAAAAGCTCCGCACAAACCGCAGAAAACAGCCAGCGCGAAGCTTTTCATCAAAATTTAACCTCCCTTATTTTTCTTTGCGTTTCTTTATTCATGAAACACATCCGCCGAAAAAATCTTAATTTTCGTCCCTTCTTCTTTCCAGGCATCGCGCGGCAGCCCCGCTTTTTGACAGGTGTGTTCCAGAAACGTCTCTCTGTCCCAGCCGTATTCAGTCGCCACCTGCGGCAGCAAAAGCCCGCTGTTCATGCCCCGCTCGATGATGATGCCGTGTTTACCAACTTCGATCTCATCGATATTTTTGATTTCGCGCACCGGCGTGAGTACAGAAATTTCAATTTCCAGATCATTAAATTCATCCGGAGTCACGGGATTAAAACGCGGATCGCGAAACGCAGCGGCCTGTGCCATGTCAATAATTGTTTCTTCCAGCGGTTTAAACGCCAGAACATAGCCGATGCAGCCACGCAACATGCCACGTTTGTTTAAAGTC is a window from the Calditrichota bacterium genome containing:
- a CDS encoding NfeD family protein, whose protein sequence is MEWWHFWVIISLILFILEIFTPGFVLASFGVSGIITTLFAALGVSFRLQLLVFAIATLIVFFTIRPLLKKYFYRFDDPLRTNVQGLIGKTAKVIEAIDNAENQGRVQIGGEDWRARTEGGEKAEVGELVKVVRIEGATAFVEKN